In Candidatus Omnitrophota bacterium, the genomic stretch ATATATTTGAAAAGGAATTCGATATACCGACCCTGGTCGAGCATGACGCGGCGTGCGCCGTCTTCGGTGAGCGCTGGTTCGGCTTCGAGTCGGAGATCAAAGACATGATATACATGTACACCGGCGTCGGCTGCGGGCTGATAATAAACGGGCAGATATACCGCGGGTCGAACGGCTCGGCCGGGGAAGTGGGTATTTTCAATACATCCGTGCCGGACCCGGAAGCGAGGAGGCGCGAGTCCCTCTCACTCGGCACGTGGGAGCTCGACCTCGGCATCGGATATTACGCCAGGGAAGCGATGAAGAAGGGCTCGAAATCTAGGATATTCGAATTGGCCGGGAATGATCCCGGCAAGATAAGCCTTAACGCGGTGATAGAGGCGTCCAAGGCGGGTGACAAGTTCGCCAACGAGCTGTTGGAGAATGCCGGAGGTCAGCTCGGCAAGAAGATAGCGTTCCTCGTAAATCTCCTCAATCCGGAGGTGGTAGTGATCGGAGGGGGAGTCGAGCAGGCCGGCTCGGTATTTATGGATTCGGCGAAGAGGACCGTCCATTCCTGGGCGCGTGAAGAGAATATAAGGAATTTAAAAATAGTGCCTGCAAGGCTCGGGGGAAATGCCGTCGCGATGGGCGCGGCCTGCCTCGTATTGCAGAGGATATTCATGAATGCCTAAAACGCGGGAGGCGCGGAGATGAAAAGGTTTAACGGATTTTTGGCGTTTATTGTCATCCTGGTTTTCGCGTTGCAGATAACGGGCTGCGGGCCCGGGGAAGGGACGGGAAAACCCAAGAAAGTGCCGGTGAAGGTCGCTTTCTGGGGAAGCCCGGAAGAGATAGGGATAATCACCGAGATGCTAAAGAACTGGCAGAAGACCCACCCGGAGATCCAGGTAAAATTGGAGCATATACCTTTCGGGAGCTATGTCAGCAAGATACTGACCGAGATCGCAGGGCGGTCGGCGCCGGATATCATAGCCTCGGAAGTGAACATGTTCGTATCTTTCGCCGATAAGGACGTCTTCCTTGACCTCAAACCTTTTGTGGATAAGGACAAATCGTTCAATCTCGGGGACTTCTTCCCCGAGGTCGTGGACAGGTACACTGTCGACGGCAAAATCCTCGGCATCCCGAGGGATACCGCGCCGTTCGCGTGCGTTTATTATAATAAGAAACTTTTCGATGAAGCGGGTCTGCCTTATCCCACGGATGACTGGGACTGGAACGATCTCCTGGACAAGGCGAAGAAGCTGACCAAGGTGGATAAAGACGGAAAGGTGGTCCAATACGGTTTTTACAGCGATATGTGGCCTAACTTCATCCTTTCGGAAGGCGGAAGGATCGTTGATAACGTGAAGCATCCCACCAAATGCCTGATGAATTCCCCGGAATCGATGGAGGGATTGCAGTTCCTGGTCGACCTCTCACACAAATACAAGGTTTCGCCCACATCTAACACGTTCCGCAACCTCGGCCTCGGCGTCATCCAGATGTTCATGATGCAGAGGGTCGCGATGTTCCATTCGGGGATATGGGAGACGCCTATTGTCAGGAAGGTGAAGGATTTTGACTGGGATGTCGCGATGTTCCCCAAGAGCCCGAAGGGGATAAGGAAATTTGCGACCGGCGGGACCGCATACGGCATACTCAAGACGACCAAATATCCGGAGCAGGCATGGGAAGTCCTGAAGGCGTTAAGCGGCGATGAAGGCCAGATAATGCTTGCCGAGTCAGGGCTGGCCCAGCCGGCAAACAAGAAGATAGCGGAGGGCGAACATTTCGCCGGCAGCAACAAGCCTCCGCTCAACAAGAAGATGCTCATCGAAGCGGTTAAATACTGCGTATACGACCCGTTTAACTTCAAGTGGCGGGAGATCCGCGAGAAGTATATAAATCCGGAGTTCGACCTCGTTTTTAACGGCCTTAAGCCGGTAAAGGAAGCGGTGAACGCGATAGTGCCTAAGGCCAACGAGCTATTAAAAGAAGGAAGATAGAAGGACGAGATGAAATTCCAGACTGACTATGGTTATTTCACCGATGACGGCAAGGAATATGTCATAACCAGGCCCGATACCCCGCGTCCGTGGGTTAACGTTATCTCCAACGGCTCATATTCACTGGTGATATCCCAGACCGGTTCGGGTTTCTCGTGGTGGGAGAACTCGAATCTCGCCAGGCTGACACGGTGGGAACAGGACCTGGTAAAAGACGAGTGGGGAAAATACCTCTATATAAAAGACAGGGATAGCGGGGACTTCTGGTCCTTGGGGTGGAAGCCGGTCTGTCGCGATTTCGACAGTTACGAATGCCGGCACGGCATAGGCTATACCATCCTTTCGAATAAATACAAGGGCATAGCCTCCTCAATGACCGTTTTTGTCCCGCGCAATGAGCCGGTCGAGATATGGAAGGTCACTTTAAAGAACGAATCCGGCGCCATAAGGCCGTTATCGCTTTTTTCGTATTTCGAATGGCTTCTAGGCAATAAGGACGATACTCACCGGGAGTTCCATAAGACCTTTATAGGCACTTCGTATGAGAAGGGCCTACACGCCCTTTACGGCGAAAAGAGAAAACAGCCGATGCTGCCAGGTTCGATAATCGGCGAGTACCCGTGCACGGCATTCTTCGCCTCGTCGGTCGAGCCCGAGTTCTGCGAAGGCGAGAAGGAGAATTTTATCGGGATGTACAGGAGCCTTGCCGACCCGCTCTCGGTCGAAAAAGGCATTCTTACCAATACCACCGGCAGGTGGAATGACTCGATAGCCAGCCTACATCTAAACGTGAGCTTAAACCCCGGCGAGAGCAAGGATATCATCTTCATTCTCGGCCTCAGCCAGGGCAAGGCCAAAGACGCGAAAATAATAAAGAAATATTTTGACGTCAATAACGTGAATATTGCGCTAACCGAGGTCAAGAAATACTGGGCCAGCATGCTCTCCGGCCTTACGGTAAAGACGCCGGACGACGCGCTTAACCTGATGACGAATACGTGGCTTAAATATCA encodes the following:
- a CDS encoding ROK family transcriptional regulator, which produces MRTTKANGILSTDRLLSDKQRKNLSILELVVKHGPISRTEISRQTGLNIVTISNYINEFIEGGLAVEKGFDVSTGGRRPTLVELNPKFGYMIGVGLTALNIVGILVDPKMQVICEVKKERPADNSEAIIGKLVETVEEVLAKSKIEPEKIKGLGIGIPGVIDVEGQTIRWLGAMGLSMVSISGVSLKDIFEKEFDIPTLVEHDAACAVFGERWFGFESEIKDMIYMYTGVGCGLIINGQIYRGSNGSAGEVGIFNTSVPDPEARRRESLSLGTWELDLGIGYYAREAMKKGSKSRIFELAGNDPGKISLNAVIEASKAGDKFANELLENAGGQLGKKIAFLVNLLNPEVVVIGGGVEQAGSVFMDSAKRTVHSWAREENIRNLKIVPARLGGNAVAMGAACLVLQRIFMNA
- a CDS encoding sugar ABC transporter substrate-binding protein, with the translated sequence MKRFNGFLAFIVILVFALQITGCGPGEGTGKPKKVPVKVAFWGSPEEIGIITEMLKNWQKTHPEIQVKLEHIPFGSYVSKILTEIAGRSAPDIIASEVNMFVSFADKDVFLDLKPFVDKDKSFNLGDFFPEVVDRYTVDGKILGIPRDTAPFACVYYNKKLFDEAGLPYPTDDWDWNDLLDKAKKLTKVDKDGKVVQYGFYSDMWPNFILSEGGRIVDNVKHPTKCLMNSPESMEGLQFLVDLSHKYKVSPTSNTFRNLGLGVIQMFMMQRVAMFHSGIWETPIVRKVKDFDWDVAMFPKSPKGIRKFATGGTAYGILKTTKYPEQAWEVLKALSGDEGQIMLAESGLAQPANKKIAEGEHFAGSNKPPLNKKMLIEAVKYCVYDPFNFKWREIREKYINPEFDLVFNGLKPVKEAVNAIVPKANELLKEGR